The following are encoded together in the Bradyrhizobium algeriense genome:
- a CDS encoding PepSY-associated TM helix domain-containing protein: MVHDSAALSVRIWCGVHRWTSLICTLFLLMLCITGLPLIFKGEIDDWQYENAQSSSASHAQPLSLDALADIARKRFPGEFIQFLFWHPNVPNAVSFGLSPTLRGTSAAGLHGLVIDSLNGKIIEEPKPRRGITFYLLKTHTDMFLGLPGGLFLGAMGLILLASLVSGIVIYGPFMRHLDFGEIRARRRHRIRWLDLHNLLGIITVTWLFVVGLAGAMNTLAAPLFDLWRARELPVLVGLQGAGEPAKTELAKTLTSIDDAVAAARRASPDMRLVSVVFPYSRMTTPHHYMIWTKGTTPVTAHLFAPVMINAENGESAGVLNLPWYIRVLEMSRPVHFGNYGGLPLKILWAFLDIVTIIVLSTGVYLWIIKLRASRSGIKARSLVGASTVLQE, translated from the coding sequence ATGGTCCACGACAGCGCAGCCCTTTCGGTAAGGATTTGGTGCGGCGTTCACAGGTGGACGAGTCTCATCTGCACGCTTTTCCTTTTGATGCTATGTATCACCGGGCTGCCACTCATCTTCAAGGGAGAGATCGACGATTGGCAGTACGAGAATGCCCAGTCGTCTTCCGCTTCTCATGCGCAACCGCTCTCACTCGATGCGCTTGCTGATATCGCAAGAAAGCGATTTCCCGGTGAGTTTATTCAGTTCCTGTTTTGGCATCCCAATGTTCCGAACGCCGTCAGTTTTGGACTCTCGCCAACACTTCGTGGCACGTCGGCAGCCGGGCTGCACGGTCTCGTAATCGACTCCCTCAATGGCAAGATCATCGAGGAGCCGAAGCCAAGGCGGGGCATCACATTTTATCTCCTGAAGACGCATACCGATATGTTTCTCGGGCTTCCTGGCGGCTTGTTCCTCGGTGCGATGGGGCTAATTCTTCTGGCATCTCTCGTCTCGGGAATCGTGATTTACGGCCCGTTCATGCGCCATCTCGATTTCGGCGAAATCCGTGCCAGACGTCGGCACCGGATTCGCTGGCTCGATCTTCATAATTTGCTGGGCATCATCACGGTGACCTGGCTCTTTGTTGTCGGCCTGGCGGGGGCAATGAACACATTGGCGGCTCCGCTTTTCGATCTATGGCGAGCACGGGAGCTTCCGGTACTGGTCGGGCTTCAGGGCGCTGGTGAGCCAGCCAAGACTGAGCTAGCCAAGACATTGACGTCTATCGACGATGCGGTTGCTGCGGCTCGGCGGGCGAGTCCGGATATGCGGCTCGTTAGCGTTGTCTTTCCCTATTCTCGAATGACCACTCCGCATCACTATATGATTTGGACGAAGGGCACTACCCCGGTGACTGCACACCTGTTTGCACCCGTGATGATAAACGCTGAGAATGGTGAGTCAGCCGGCGTGTTGAACCTGCCCTGGTACATACGGGTCCTGGAGATGTCGCGTCCTGTCCATTTTGGAAACTATGGCGGCCTTCCCCTCAAGATTCTGTGGGCTTTTCTCGATATCGTGACCATCATCGTGCTTTCGACCGGAGTCTATCTCTGGATTATCAAGTTGCGCGCTTCCCGAAGCGGCATCAAAGCGCGATCATTGGTCGGTGCCTCAACTGTTCTTCAAGAATAA
- a CDS encoding TonB-dependent siderophore receptor codes for MRLSGYLRSSFFSCALMSVAWPISFLSETHAQSSLPPVTVDAPDVRRPVSAARQAATTRRGATVRRARSPASAAAARPIEQGPGSQGQRDADGSIGVVATQSSAGTKTNTPLIETPQSISVITRTQLESQAVRNVSQALNYTSGVFGEPRGQVNGYFEFPYIRGFSPAGFLYLNGLQLLGASAGLQIEPYGLQRIEVVKGPSSILYGSGPPSGIVNLVSKMPTAKQFGEIQLSGGDFDRKQVAFDIGGPADPQGQFLYRLTGLVRDAQTQVDFTRDDRYFIAPAVTWRPNENTSFTVLAQAQKANSGFFNFLPAQGTFLPNVNGRISTSLYGGDPNFNRSTIESAAVGYQFEHRFSDVVTVRQNYRHAWLDVNADNIFTGAFLPNQQRIVTRTAFSNRDRYDADTLDNQVQLNFNTFDLRHTVLAGYDFQNSVQDKKTGTGVAPSLDLFNPTYYVPITAPAFTVNTTQDFQQNGVYLQDQIKFGRFVTQLGIRNDRANTDTLNNFTNKTASQTDEATTKRAGLLYLFDSGVAPYGSYSESFQPQPGTDFFGAAFKPTTGKQWEAGVKYQPTFFNGLFTAAVFEITRQNVTTPDTAPGHQGRSVQLGEVVSRGLELESRVSLTNELDILAAYTYLDAKVTKSTNLLGDLGKRPVGIPTNAASLWADYTFRSGALNGFGVAGGVRYTGSTAANADNSIEVPSYTLYDAAIHYELAYLDPRLKGFKLAVNATNLFDRVYTASCLSTTNNQCFYGLRRTVLGSLTYRW; via the coding sequence ATGCGTCTGTCCGGATATTTGAGGTCGTCGTTTTTCTCCTGTGCGTTGATGAGCGTCGCATGGCCGATCAGTTTCCTAAGCGAGACGCACGCGCAATCCAGCCTCCCACCGGTGACCGTCGATGCCCCTGATGTTCGTCGGCCAGTATCGGCAGCACGCCAGGCCGCGACAACCCGACGCGGCGCTACGGTGCGGCGAGCGCGATCTCCGGCATCTGCTGCAGCAGCCCGGCCCATCGAACAAGGGCCCGGCTCTCAGGGCCAGCGTGACGCTGATGGAAGCATCGGTGTTGTCGCAACGCAAAGCAGCGCGGGCACAAAGACGAACACGCCCCTGATTGAGACACCGCAGTCGATATCAGTGATCACGAGAACCCAGCTCGAATCACAGGCGGTAAGAAACGTATCGCAGGCGCTGAACTACACTTCAGGTGTTTTTGGAGAGCCGCGCGGGCAAGTAAACGGATATTTCGAGTTTCCGTACATAAGAGGATTTAGCCCGGCGGGCTTTCTTTACCTTAACGGCCTGCAACTGCTCGGCGCGAGCGCCGGGCTCCAGATTGAGCCCTATGGCCTGCAACGAATCGAGGTGGTCAAGGGGCCCTCATCGATCCTTTATGGCTCCGGTCCGCCGTCGGGCATCGTAAACCTTGTCAGCAAGATGCCAACTGCAAAGCAGTTCGGAGAGATTCAATTGAGTGGTGGCGATTTCGATCGCAAGCAGGTTGCCTTTGACATTGGCGGCCCTGCCGATCCGCAGGGCCAGTTTCTTTATCGGCTAACCGGCCTTGTCCGCGATGCGCAAACGCAAGTCGACTTTACGAGGGATGATCGCTATTTCATCGCGCCGGCCGTGACCTGGCGTCCGAACGAAAACACAAGCTTCACAGTGCTTGCGCAGGCCCAAAAGGCGAACTCGGGCTTCTTCAATTTTCTACCGGCCCAGGGTACATTTTTGCCGAATGTGAATGGCAGGATTTCAACGAGCCTTTACGGCGGTGATCCAAATTTCAACAGGTCAACCATTGAAAGCGCGGCTGTCGGCTACCAGTTCGAGCATCGTTTCAGCGATGTCGTGACGGTGCGTCAGAACTATCGTCACGCATGGCTGGATGTAAATGCTGACAATATTTTTACCGGCGCATTCCTCCCAAATCAGCAGCGGATCGTGACGCGCACCGCATTTAGCAACAGGGACAGATATGACGCTGACACGCTCGACAATCAGGTGCAGCTGAATTTCAACACGTTTGATCTCAGACACACCGTCCTGGCAGGATACGACTTTCAAAACAGTGTTCAGGACAAAAAAACCGGGACCGGGGTCGCACCGTCCTTGGATCTGTTCAACCCGACATATTACGTTCCCATTACGGCTCCTGCCTTCACGGTGAATACGACACAGGATTTTCAGCAAAACGGAGTCTATCTTCAGGATCAAATCAAGTTCGGCCGTTTCGTTACGCAGCTTGGCATCAGAAACGACCGCGCCAATACGGATACTCTGAACAACTTCACAAATAAAACGGCTTCTCAAACAGACGAGGCAACCACCAAAAGGGCCGGGCTTCTCTATCTGTTCGACAGCGGCGTAGCGCCTTACGGCAGCTATTCCGAGTCGTTTCAGCCTCAGCCTGGTACTGACTTTTTCGGCGCAGCTTTCAAGCCAACGACCGGAAAACAGTGGGAAGCCGGCGTAAAATATCAACCCACCTTTTTCAATGGGCTTTTCACCGCCGCCGTTTTCGAGATAACAAGACAGAATGTTACGACACCCGATACCGCCCCCGGCCACCAAGGTCGTTCGGTCCAGCTCGGTGAGGTGGTTTCCCGCGGCCTCGAACTTGAAAGCCGCGTCAGCTTGACCAACGAGTTGGATATCCTGGCGGCCTATACGTATCTCGATGCGAAGGTGACGAAAAGTACGAATTTGCTGGGCGACCTCGGCAAGCGTCCCGTAGGAATTCCGACAAATGCGGCTTCACTTTGGGCCGATTACACTTTCCGCAGTGGTGCCTTGAACGGGTTTGGCGTGGCTGGAGGCGTTCGTTACACGGGTTCGACGGCAGCCAATGCAGACAATTCGATAGAGGTTCCGTCATACACTTTGTACGATGCTGCAATTCACTATGAACTGGCATACCTTGATCCACGATTGAAGGGCTTCAAGTTGGCCGTGAACGCAACAAACCTGTTTGACCGCGTCTACACCGCATCTTGCCTCTCGACGACAAATAATCAATGTTTCTACGGCCTGCGACGGACCGTATTGGGCTCGTTGACGTATCGGTGGTAG
- a CDS encoding enoyl-CoA hydratase/isomerase family protein: protein MGLLYAADIVVAADDARFALGYGALGLRADGGNIWFLPRMVGMRRTQELLLLNRAATLAAGPTRAFGAVRRMLRQLLETRLSDQLTAEKDSIVAASRTDDAQEGIAAFVAKRRPQFRGR from the coding sequence ATGGGACTGCTTTACGCCGCCGACATTGTCGTGGCAGCCGACGATGCGCGGTTTGCGCTGGGTTATGGGGCGCTCGGCCTGAGGGCCGATGGCGGCAATATCTGGTTCCTGCCGCGCATGGTCGGAATGCGACGCACACAAGAGCTCTTGCTGCTCAACCGCGCCGCGACACTTGCCGCGGGTCCGACGCGCGCCTTCGGCGCCGTCCGCCGCATGCTGAGACAGTTATTAGAAACCCGCCTGTCGGATCAACTCACTGCCGAAAAAGATTCTATCGTCGCGGCCAGCCGCACGGATGATGCGCAAGAAGGAATCGCCGCCTTCGTCGCCAAACGCCGACCGCAATTCCGCGGCAGATGA
- a CDS encoding response regulator transcription factor, whose protein sequence is MRRITVVIADRHPVVLQGLSNVLGAYSDFNIVASCTDGAGCIEAIRNLAPDIAILDGSMPGVTGPEILSIKNAENPSTRFVFFTASEVERELVMVAAADGYSYISKDVAPEILVQSLRQVAGGRRLLPPPTADQAVCREQSVITENALAVLTDRERQIMRLVSEGLSNKEIGRRLNITDGTIKVHLHHIFQKLEISNRTVLAAMAISQDDGAGIVPEHESSRIRRERT, encoded by the coding sequence ATGCGTCGTATCACCGTCGTGATTGCGGATCGGCATCCCGTCGTGTTGCAGGGTTTGAGCAATGTGCTTGGGGCCTATTCGGATTTCAACATTGTTGCATCTTGCACCGATGGTGCGGGCTGCATCGAAGCAATTCGGAATCTGGCGCCGGACATAGCTATTCTCGACGGCTCGATGCCTGGCGTGACCGGGCCGGAGATCCTCTCCATCAAAAATGCCGAGAATCCTTCAACGCGGTTCGTCTTTTTCACCGCATCCGAGGTGGAACGTGAGTTGGTCATGGTAGCCGCGGCCGACGGTTACAGCTACATCTCAAAGGATGTGGCGCCCGAAATTCTCGTGCAGTCCTTGCGTCAGGTTGCGGGAGGTCGGCGGCTGTTGCCGCCGCCCACAGCCGATCAAGCCGTATGTCGGGAGCAAAGCGTGATTACGGAGAACGCACTGGCTGTGCTGACAGACCGGGAGCGCCAGATCATGCGGTTGGTGTCCGAAGGGCTGTCGAACAAGGAAATTGGCCGACGCCTGAACATTACCGACGGCACCATCAAGGTGCATCTTCATCACATCTTTCAGAAGCTTGAAATCAGCAACCGGACGGTACTCGCGGCCATGGCGATCTCGCAGGATGACGGTGCTGGTATCGTTCCGGAACATGAATCATCGCGGATTCGTCGTGAACGAACGTAG